The following are from one region of the Bactrocera oleae isolate idBacOlea1 chromosome 6, idBacOlea1, whole genome shotgun sequence genome:
- the Teh2 gene encoding protein tipE isoform X2 has product MKKSSTATTTMSLPTSPTISAHTITGSKLSLSSTKTATSGRSSRTSLQSPQRKKSDLELESILEKAKFYTSLCLGTTAILSVFAFLFLIPFVVDPAISTIIADYDPVPVTCIVIDHVYAEGIRNCSWSSCREGCTSSLTKCHQLYVNYTRIPFIEWEKNPHELDKVQWDVSYTKFLINSEGCGYPPTTNCSVFARQYGYSHIGEPFPCYYSRAYPEVVIGRYSWENNLYHLVLSLIIPNVLFAISIGVLSYWYCPCCDKACNKSSRVYAEKFPSKEEKLLCQSDDEDDMEY; this is encoded by the exons ATGAAGAAAAGTTCGACCGCTACGACAACAATGTCATTACCGACCAGTCCGACAATTTCGGCACACACTATAACCGGCAGTAAGCTAAGTTTAAGCAGCACAAAGACAGCGACTTCGGGGCGTTCGAGCCGTACGAGCCTGCAATCGCCACAGAGGAAGAAGAGCGATCTCGAATTGGAGTCGATACTAGAGAAGGCGAAATTTTACACATCGTTGTGCCTTG GAACCACTGCAATTCTGTCGGTTTTTGCATTCCTCTTTTTAATACCATTCGTCGTGGATCCAGCTATATCGACAATAATTGCAGATTATGATCCCGTACCAGTTACATGTATTGTCATTGATCATGTCTACGCGGAAGGCATAAGAAATTGTTCGTGGAGTTCATGCCGCGAGGGCTGCACGTCATCACTCACCAA GTGCCATCAGTTGTACGTCAACTATACACGCATTCCATTCATCGAATGGGAGAAGAATCCACATGAGCTGGATAAGGTGCAATGGGATGTCAGTTATACGAAATTTCTCATCAATTCGGAAGGTTGCGGTTATCCACCCACAACGAATTGCAGTGTCTTTGCGCGCCAATATGG CTATTCGCACATTGGCGAACCATTTCCCTGTTATTACAGTCGTGCCTACCCGGAAGTGGTGATCGGTCGCTACTCGTGGGAGAACAATTTGTATCATCTCGTGTTGTCGCTTATCATACCGAATGTTCTATTCGCCATTTCGATTGGTGTGCTCAGCTATTGGTACTGCCCCTGTTGCGACAAAGCATGCAACAAATCATCGCGGGTCTATGCAGAGAAATTTCCCTCGAAGGAAGA AAAACTTCTGTGTCAAAGTGATGACGAAGATGATATGGAATACTAG
- the Teh2 gene encoding protein tipE isoform X1 yields the protein MKKSSTATTTMSLPTSPTISAHTITGSKLSLSSTKTATSGRSSRTSLQSPQRKKSDLELESILEKAKFYTSLCLGTTAILSVFAFLFLIPFVVDPAISTIIADYDPVPVTCIVIDHVYAEGIRNCSWSSCREGCTSSLTKCHQLYVNYTRIPFIEWEKNPHELDKVQWDVSYTKFLINSEGCGYPPTTNCSVFARQYGYSHIGEPFPCYYSRAYPEVVIGRYSWENNLYHLVLSLIIPNVLFAISIGVLSYWYCPCCDKACNKSSRVYAEKFPSKEEIVNCMNCKPEKTLSLSNF from the exons ATGAAGAAAAGTTCGACCGCTACGACAACAATGTCATTACCGACCAGTCCGACAATTTCGGCACACACTATAACCGGCAGTAAGCTAAGTTTAAGCAGCACAAAGACAGCGACTTCGGGGCGTTCGAGCCGTACGAGCCTGCAATCGCCACAGAGGAAGAAGAGCGATCTCGAATTGGAGTCGATACTAGAGAAGGCGAAATTTTACACATCGTTGTGCCTTG GAACCACTGCAATTCTGTCGGTTTTTGCATTCCTCTTTTTAATACCATTCGTCGTGGATCCAGCTATATCGACAATAATTGCAGATTATGATCCCGTACCAGTTACATGTATTGTCATTGATCATGTCTACGCGGAAGGCATAAGAAATTGTTCGTGGAGTTCATGCCGCGAGGGCTGCACGTCATCACTCACCAA GTGCCATCAGTTGTACGTCAACTATACACGCATTCCATTCATCGAATGGGAGAAGAATCCACATGAGCTGGATAAGGTGCAATGGGATGTCAGTTATACGAAATTTCTCATCAATTCGGAAGGTTGCGGTTATCCACCCACAACGAATTGCAGTGTCTTTGCGCGCCAATATGG CTATTCGCACATTGGCGAACCATTTCCCTGTTATTACAGTCGTGCCTACCCGGAAGTGGTGATCGGTCGCTACTCGTGGGAGAACAATTTGTATCATCTCGTGTTGTCGCTTATCATACCGAATGTTCTATTCGCCATTTCGATTGGTGTGCTCAGCTATTGGTACTGCCCCTGTTGCGACAAAGCATGCAACAAATCATCGCGGGTCTATGCAGAGAAATTTCCCTCGAAGGAAGA GATTGTTAACTGCATGAATTGCAAACCGGAGAAAACGTTATCCCTCAGtaatttttaa
- the Teh3 gene encoding uncharacterized protein Teh3 → MGKKKVPSEDLIVPPQDQRICGTICICQMTLVLSSVALVYLTVAIYMPSTRAFKSGIDPTPVMCTTTRAVNKDNCEWGSCGEWCLSKTSGACIQIYVNLRTNGTNLTFQNCTNSANKTCYGIDQDRADKARCINDECKNLTGTFNCTEGQCLNITDAFECVFKNSDSPVKCSGRRGKINCMDINGLFSCSRGTCRKIRTPYNCDRRCVDIPTRNKNVVVLSGDKVYLSQCQNAINAETNEEVWNESADNVVMASCYFIKNTSDRVEALDCINGSTLEHNMLTDLTNFTYLSHLHISVSVPTPEIAPPDFDLTISNESKLMINLEGCVNTLMDECKEFLKDFGRDGSDHNARARFPCFYSPSKKEIVVARFDLEVTYRQFVIASVVPSVLFVVSCLVLLLCQKTVYVGDDAKMRFKGCVDTDTILAKNNIGSQTNLGDTGGGGGDDVMAL, encoded by the coding sequence ATGGGTAAGAAAAAGGTGCCGAGTGAGGACCTAATTGTACCGCCACAGGATCAGCGCATATGCGGCACTATTTGCATATGCCAAATGACGCTCGTGCTCAGCTCGGTGGCGCTGGTCTATCTAACGGTCGCCATTTACATGCCGTCGACGCGCGCCTTCAAGAGCGGCATCGATCCAACGCCCGTCATGTGCACCACCACGCGCGCCGTCAACAAGGACAACTGCGAATGGGGCTCGTGCGGCGAGTGGTGTCTGAGTAAGACGTCTGGCGCCTGCATACAAATCTACGTGAATCTACGTACCAATGGCACCAATCTTACCTTTCAGAATTGCACGAATTCAGCGAATAAGACATGCTACGGCATCGATCAGGACCGCGCCGATAAAGCGCGCTGCATAAATGATGAGTGCAAAAATTTAACGGGTACATTTAATTGTACCGAAGGTCAGTGCTTAAATATAACCGATGCGTTCGAGTGTGTTTTCAAGAATAGCGATTCGCCAGTAAAGTGTTCGGGACGGCGGGGGAAAATCAATTGTATGGACATAAACGGTTTATTTTCATGTTCTCGCGGCACGTGCCGCAAAATACGCACCCCCTACAATTGTGACCGTCGTTGTGTTGACATACCGACACGCAATAAGAATGTGGTGGTGTTGAGTGGCGATAAAGTGTATTTGTCGCAATGTCAAAATGCCATCAATGCAGAGACTAATGAGGAAGTGTGGAATGAATCCGCGGATAATGTTGTAATGGCCTCgtgttatttcattaaaaacacaTCGGATCGGGTGGAGGCGTTGGATTGCATTAACGGCTCAACGCTAGAACACAATATGCTCACGGATCTCACCAATTTCACGTATTTAAGTCATCTGCACATATCGGTTTCAGTGCCAACGCCGGAGATAGCGCCACCCGATTTCGATTTAACCATTTCGAATGAGTCGAAGCTCATGATCAATCTGGAGGGTTGCGTGAATACGCTAATGGATGAGTGCAAGGAGTTCTTGAAGGATTTTGGACGTGATGGCAGCGATCATAATGCACGCGCGCGCTTCCCTTGCTTCTACTCACCGTCAAAGAAGGAAATTGTCGTGGCACGCTTCGACTTGGAGGTTACCTATCGACAGTTTGTTATCGCCTCGGTTGTGCCGTCCGTCTTGTTTGTGGTGTCATGTCTGGTCTTGCTGCTCTGCCAGAAGACCGTCTATGTGGGTGATGATGCGAAAATGCGTTTTAAGGGTTGTGTGGACACGGACACGATATTGGCGAAAAATAATATTGGCTCACAAACAAACTTGGGCGATACTGGTGGAGGCGGTGGCGACGACGTAATGGCACTATGA